Proteins from a genomic interval of Candidatus Hydrogenedentota bacterium:
- a CDS encoding GH116 family glycosyl hydrolase: MRQNSPPEPAGKCSMACGCSVDRRTFVKAAGGGALTLLASRLPAMAGPFEAADFGKLVPPDKKLSADWVKSLYARGTPTVYRGEELRYIGMPVGGICAGQLYLGGDGTLWHWDIFNQPIGTGAGHYAHPMEPASSVEQGFVLKIGDRIHALDRTGFADVRFRGEYPIGIVEYRDPALPAEVILEAYSPFIPLNADDSSLPVTIMQLTVKNTSAEALDVELTGRLENAVCLYHRGLAGKRRNRIVRTSGLTFLDCSAEKSDQPAEAPEPDVVFEDWAKEDYDGWTVEGTAFGTGPILKPAIPDYQGDVGGDTERVVNSHATAPGGDVAAKDEAIGKLTSRPFKIERRFIRFWIGGGNHQGKTCLNLVIDGKVVLTATGQANNRMSLQSFDVRKLKGQEAVIEIVDAESGGWGNIGVGRITFTDESLETGELEEMPDFGTMGLGLLGDLPDQISGEAAAPLDDKLVGEIGRRLRLDAGQSAAVTFILAWHFPHLTMDKLPGGRFYATRFASAAAVAQYVNDNFARLSGETKLWRDTWYDSTLPYWFLDRTFLNTSILATSTCHRFKDGRFYGWEGVGCCAGTCGHVWQYAHAVARLFPVLERDTRERVDFGLALAPDGAIRFRGEHNDIPAIDAQSGAILRAYREHQMSADPAFLRRNWANIKRAMEWLIAKDANGDGIIEGNQHNTLDTDWFGPVAWLSGLYVAALRAAEEMAREAGDTEFGERCRGIFEKGRQNIVDRLFDGEYFINKPDPMHPDAINSGSGCEIDQVMGQSWAWQIGLGRVLPQKETLSALRSLWRYNFTPDVGPYREANKPGRWYAMPGEAGLLMCTFPRADWNYDQAKGKGADWAAGYFNECMNGFEYQAAGHMIWEGLVQEGLAVTRAVHDRYDASRRNPWNEIECGDHYARSMASYGVFLAACGFEYHGPKGHIGFAPRLTPENFKAAFTSADGWGTFRQTISDKNHEAEIELRLGTLHVRTLALATAAEPRIVTVTVAGDKAANEHRMENGRLLITLTDPARIEAGDKINIAIS; this comes from the coding sequence ATGAGGCAAAACTCTCCCCCCGAACCCGCAGGCAAATGCTCAATGGCCTGCGGGTGTTCCGTTGACCGGCGCACGTTTGTGAAGGCCGCTGGAGGCGGCGCATTGACTTTGCTGGCCTCGCGATTGCCTGCGATGGCAGGGCCGTTCGAAGCTGCGGATTTCGGGAAGCTCGTGCCACCCGACAAGAAACTCAGCGCGGACTGGGTCAAGTCGTTGTATGCGCGGGGCACGCCGACAGTCTACCGGGGCGAGGAGTTGAGGTACATCGGTATGCCGGTTGGGGGAATCTGCGCCGGACAACTCTACCTTGGCGGCGACGGCACACTGTGGCACTGGGACATTTTCAATCAGCCAATTGGTACGGGCGCCGGCCACTACGCGCATCCCATGGAGCCGGCGTCGTCAGTCGAGCAGGGCTTCGTGCTGAAGATTGGCGATCGTATCCACGCGCTGGACCGTACAGGGTTTGCCGATGTTCGTTTCCGCGGCGAGTATCCGATTGGCATCGTGGAATATCGCGACCCGGCATTGCCGGCAGAAGTAATATTGGAGGCCTATTCTCCGTTCATCCCGCTCAACGCCGATGATTCCAGCCTTCCAGTCACGATTATGCAGTTGACGGTCAAGAATACCAGCGCCGAAGCATTGGATGTGGAATTGACCGGGCGGTTGGAGAACGCGGTTTGCCTCTACCACCGCGGCCTTGCCGGCAAACGCCGCAACCGGATTGTGCGCACCAGCGGGCTTACGTTTCTAGACTGTTCCGCCGAGAAGAGCGACCAGCCCGCTGAAGCGCCAGAGCCCGACGTGGTCTTCGAGGATTGGGCCAAAGAGGATTACGACGGTTGGACCGTGGAGGGAACCGCGTTCGGCACAGGGCCCATCCTGAAACCGGCGATTCCCGACTACCAGGGAGACGTAGGCGGCGATACCGAGCGAGTCGTCAACTCGCACGCCACCGCGCCGGGCGGGGACGTCGCCGCAAAGGACGAAGCGATTGGCAAGCTGACGAGTCGTCCCTTCAAGATCGAACGCCGGTTCATTCGGTTCTGGATCGGCGGCGGCAATCACCAAGGCAAGACCTGTTTAAACCTGGTGATCGACGGAAAGGTCGTTCTCACGGCCACCGGCCAGGCGAATAACCGGATGTCGCTCCAAAGCTTCGACGTGCGCAAACTAAAGGGCCAGGAAGCCGTCATCGAAATCGTGGACGCCGAGAGTGGCGGGTGGGGCAACATCGGCGTCGGCAGGATCACATTTACCGATGAGTCCCTCGAAACCGGCGAGCTGGAAGAAATGCCCGACTTCGGAACCATGGGGCTTGGGCTGCTCGGGGACCTGCCTGACCAGATCTCCGGCGAGGCAGCCGCGCCGCTGGACGACAAGCTGGTCGGCGAAATCGGCCGCAGGTTGAGGCTCGACGCCGGGCAATCCGCCGCGGTGACGTTCATTCTGGCCTGGCACTTCCCGCACTTGACGATGGACAAGCTACCGGGCGGGCGATTTTACGCGACGCGGTTTGCATCGGCGGCCGCGGTCGCGCAGTACGTGAACGATAACTTCGCCCGTTTGTCGGGCGAGACGAAGCTATGGCGGGACACATGGTATGACTCCACGCTGCCCTACTGGTTCCTGGACCGCACGTTTCTGAACACTTCCATTCTTGCCACGTCAACGTGCCACCGGTTCAAGGACGGACGATTCTACGGTTGGGAAGGAGTCGGCTGCTGTGCCGGCACATGTGGACACGTTTGGCAGTACGCCCATGCTGTCGCGCGGCTATTCCCGGTGTTGGAACGCGACACGCGCGAACGGGTGGACTTCGGTCTGGCGCTCGCGCCGGATGGCGCCATCCGGTTCCGCGGCGAGCACAACGATATTCCAGCAATTGACGCGCAATCCGGGGCCATATTGCGGGCTTACCGGGAGCATCAAATGTCGGCGGACCCGGCGTTCTTGCGCAGGAACTGGGCGAACATCAAACGCGCAATGGAATGGTTGATAGCCAAAGACGCGAACGGCGACGGAATTATCGAGGGCAACCAGCACAACACGCTGGACACGGACTGGTTTGGCCCGGTGGCATGGCTGAGCGGTTTGTACGTCGCCGCATTACGGGCCGCCGAGGAGATGGCGCGCGAGGCCGGCGACACGGAATTCGGGGAGCGGTGCCGGGGCATCTTCGAAAAGGGGCGGCAGAACATCGTCGACCGCCTGTTCGATGGCGAATACTTTATCAACAAGCCTGACCCCATGCACCCCGACGCGATTAACTCGGGCAGCGGTTGCGAGATCGACCAAGTAATGGGCCAGAGCTGGGCTTGGCAAATCGGGCTGGGACGGGTGTTGCCGCAGAAAGAAACGCTGTCGGCGTTGCGTTCGTTATGGCGTTACAATTTTACGCCCGATGTCGGCCCTTACCGGGAGGCGAACAAGCCGGGACGCTGGTATGCGATGCCTGGCGAAGCCGGTTTGTTGATGTGCACTTTCCCGCGTGCAGACTGGAATTATGACCAAGCCAAAGGGAAAGGGGCGGACTGGGCCGCCGGGTATTTCAATGAATGCATGAACGGCTTTGAATATCAGGCCGCCGGGCACATGATCTGGGAGGGCTTGGTGCAGGAAGGGTTGGCGGTAACGCGCGCCGTGCATGATCGGTATGACGCGTCGCGGCGAAACCCCTGGAACGAGATCGAGTGCGGCGACCATTACGCGCGTTCGATGGCCAGCTACGGTGTTTTCCTGGCGGCGTGCGGCTTCGAGTACCACGGACCCAAAGGGCACATAGGCTTTGCGCCACGACTTACACCCGAGAACTTCAAGGCGGCATTCACGAGCGCCGATGGCTGGGGAACGTTCCGCCAGACCATTAGTGACAAGAACCACGAGGCGGAGATTGAGCTACGGCTCGGTACGCTTCACGTGCGGACGCTGGCATTGGCGACAGCGGCGGAACCGCGAATCGTGACGGTGACGGTTGCCGGAGACAAAGCCGCCAACGAACATCGTATGGAGAATGGCCGGCTGCTAATCACCCTGACCGACCCGGCCCGCATCGAAGCTGGAGACAAGATCAACATCGCAATCTCGTAA
- a CDS encoding sulfatase-like hydrolase/transferase, whose product MAAGSLGRREFLKKAGLAASTVLASGAVPSVPADRASRRPNIVFIQTDSWDGRVLGCMGHPAMRKATPNLDALADRGVLFRNAYCNNPICCPSRASMWSGRHTYHCEGWNNYKGLSPNDATFRTQLDAAGYRTQTYGKEDYLSGAHSVRARVSAWTRSADIARPQYRMAGPELVAGGEARVHLKDWENTERAVAWLEDAAESPEKSFLLYLGVSAPHPKFMTSDRYYALIDERGVTIPPADRQDHPVMAYQRAVKNWMHGFSEDMVQRVRRTYYAMCAEVDTMSGEILAALERTRLADNTYVIFTSDHGENALEHRQFYKMNHYESSARVPLIIAGPDVQRRSEVTAPVSLVDIYPTLMDMANIAAPDGLDGHSLMPELIGTSSNRPDWVLSEFHDTTLNTGTFMLRRGDWKYIVYVGHPSQLFNLKDDPDEVWNRAGTESAVVGEMDALLRRIVDYEAVDAKVKAYDRESFAQWRDEQQKAKTYKETMARIFSGWDDLKPEDVVPWKDDDEARILAWLHA is encoded by the coding sequence ATGGCGGCTGGCAGCCTGGGTCGTAGAGAGTTCTTGAAGAAAGCAGGTTTGGCGGCTTCGACGGTGTTGGCATCGGGTGCTGTGCCGAGTGTCCCTGCAGACCGTGCATCGCGGCGGCCCAACATTGTGTTTATCCAGACCGACAGCTGGGACGGCCGTGTGCTCGGATGCATGGGCCATCCCGCCATGCGCAAAGCCACGCCCAACCTGGATGCGTTGGCTGATCGCGGGGTTCTGTTCCGAAACGCCTACTGCAACAATCCAATTTGTTGTCCGTCGCGGGCGAGCATGTGGAGCGGGCGGCACACCTATCATTGTGAAGGATGGAACAACTACAAGGGACTGTCTCCAAATGATGCGACATTCCGCACGCAACTCGATGCGGCGGGATATCGCACACAGACCTACGGAAAAGAAGACTATCTATCCGGAGCGCACTCAGTCCGGGCACGCGTGTCCGCATGGACGCGGTCGGCGGATATTGCGCGGCCTCAGTACCGAATGGCCGGTCCCGAGTTGGTCGCAGGCGGCGAGGCGCGGGTGCATCTAAAGGACTGGGAGAACACGGAGCGCGCCGTAGCGTGGCTCGAAGATGCCGCCGAGTCGCCGGAAAAGTCCTTCCTGCTCTACCTGGGGGTCAGCGCGCCGCATCCCAAGTTCATGACTTCGGACAGGTATTATGCGTTGATTGACGAGCGCGGTGTAACGATTCCTCCGGCGGACAGACAAGATCACCCCGTCATGGCCTATCAGCGTGCGGTCAAGAACTGGATGCACGGTTTCTCGGAGGACATGGTGCAGCGCGTCAGGCGCACCTACTACGCCATGTGCGCCGAGGTCGATACGATGTCAGGCGAGATTCTCGCGGCGCTGGAGCGCACGCGCCTCGCGGACAACACGTACGTGATCTTCACGAGCGATCACGGCGAAAACGCCCTCGAACACCGCCAGTTCTACAAAATGAACCACTATGAATCATCGGCGCGTGTTCCCCTGATTATTGCGGGCCCTGACGTGCAGCGCCGCTCCGAGGTGACGGCGCCCGTATCGCTCGTGGATATCTATCCCACGCTGATGGACATGGCCAACATCGCCGCCCCGGACGGACTGGACGGTCATTCGTTGATGCCGGAACTGATCGGGACGTCGTCCAACAGGCCAGACTGGGTTTTGAGCGAATTTCACGACACCACGCTCAACACGGGAACCTTCATGCTTCGCCGAGGCGATTGGAAGTATATTGTTTATGTCGGCCATCCATCGCAACTCTTCAACCTGAAGGACGATCCCGACGAAGTGTGGAATCGCGCCGGCACCGAATCCGCGGTTGTGGGGGAGATGGATGCGCTCTTGCGCCGCATCGTTGACTATGAGGCTGTGGACGCGAAGGTGAAGGCCTACGATCGCGAATCGTTCGCTCAGTGGCGTGACGAGCAGCAGAAAGCCAAGACCTACAAGGAAACCATGGCGCGCATCTTCAGCGGGTGGGACGACCTCAAACCCGAAGACGTCGTGCCCTGGAAGGATGATGACGAGGCACGGATTCTAGCCTGGTTGCACGCATAG
- a CDS encoding twin-arginine translocation signal domain-containing protein has translation MNEGTYDKPGSGAETSARGPRRPATKEEGWFMCTHCTRRQFLGASAVSGIALATGHLAAASETSSSASVANSKVRICAIIAGEPGERSWTPSEAEITAVRKRLAEAEKNLGNVEFVVGQASNAEQTGRLLYEAGPDAPVLAISADIFGPKRVMPTIFEQRRPVALFHLPVVGGHDWCLVKPWREEGQRITLYNSTDYDDLERAAALLRVAPLLRRSRVLVSPPFKGTPESYAPDKVKERLGVELVQIAEGRYDEVMAKVDAAAAETEAKTWLDEAESIVEPAREDVIKAARASLTLDQLIAENHADGLCVGTCMRWLERGFPCLGFSRLNDRGIPAACDGDMDCLLTMLIFRHALNRAGFLGNAAGVDTSKNAFHLSHCSAPLRMEGPESPRSPYLLRRHAEVRGGAVTEVHYRIGQTVTFTKLVHLDTLLMFTGKIIEVPKVPKGEERGCRTEIAAEVNDADKLLENWGGGALGESAKDYYASLHRVAYYGDHTRTIRHLAHLTGMKVVEEV, from the coding sequence ATGAATGAGGGGACGTACGACAAGCCGGGTTCCGGCGCCGAGACATCGGCGCGCGGTCCGCGCCGGCCGGCGACAAAAGAGGAGGGATGGTTTATGTGTACGCATTGCACACGCCGGCAGTTTCTGGGGGCAAGCGCGGTGAGCGGGATAGCGCTGGCAACGGGCCATTTGGCGGCCGCCTCCGAAACGTCAAGTTCCGCGTCCGTTGCCAATTCCAAGGTTCGCATTTGCGCCATTATTGCTGGTGAGCCGGGGGAGCGCAGTTGGACCCCGTCAGAAGCGGAGATCACGGCCGTGCGGAAGCGCCTGGCCGAAGCAGAGAAGAACCTTGGCAACGTGGAATTCGTCGTCGGCCAAGCGAGTAATGCCGAGCAGACCGGTCGGTTGCTCTACGAAGCGGGTCCCGACGCTCCCGTGCTGGCAATCAGCGCGGACATCTTCGGCCCGAAAAGAGTCATGCCAACGATCTTCGAACAGCGCCGGCCAGTGGCTCTGTTTCACCTCCCTGTCGTTGGCGGGCACGACTGGTGCCTGGTGAAGCCGTGGCGCGAGGAAGGACAGCGGATCACGCTGTATAACAGCACCGACTACGACGACCTGGAGCGGGCAGCGGCATTGCTGAGGGTGGCTCCGCTATTGCGGCGAAGCCGGGTACTCGTTTCCCCGCCGTTCAAGGGCACGCCCGAGTCCTATGCGCCGGATAAGGTAAAAGAACGGCTCGGGGTCGAACTCGTGCAGATCGCCGAAGGGCGTTACGACGAGGTAATGGCGAAGGTGGACGCCGCCGCCGCGGAGACCGAGGCGAAAACGTGGCTCGACGAGGCCGAGAGTATCGTCGAACCGGCTCGCGAAGACGTAATCAAGGCCGCCAGGGCAAGCCTGACTCTGGACCAGTTGATCGCCGAAAACCATGCTGACGGACTATGCGTCGGGACGTGTATGCGCTGGCTCGAGCGCGGTTTTCCATGCCTGGGCTTTTCACGTCTTAACGACCGGGGCATCCCCGCGGCCTGCGACGGGGACATGGACTGCCTCCTCACAATGCTGATCTTCCGGCACGCGCTGAACCGGGCCGGTTTCCTTGGCAATGCGGCGGGCGTGGATACGTCCAAGAACGCGTTTCACCTCTCTCACTGCTCGGCTCCGTTGCGAATGGAAGGCCCTGAGAGCCCCAGGTCGCCCTACCTGCTTCGGAGGCATGCGGAGGTCCGTGGCGGTGCGGTGACCGAGGTGCATTATCGCATCGGGCAGACAGTCACCTTCACCAAACTGGTCCATCTTGACACCCTGTTGATGTTTACAGGAAAGATCATCGAAGTTCCCAAGGTTCCCAAAGGTGAAGAGCGCGGTTGCCGGACGGAAATCGCCGCCGAGGTAAACGACGCCGACAAACTGCTCGAAAACTGGGGCGGCGGGGCCCTGGGCGAGAGCGCCAAGGACTACTATGCCTCGTTGCACCGGGTGGCGTACTACGGCGACCACACCCGAACGATCCGCCATCTCGCCCATTTGACTGGAATGAAGGTTGTAGAGGAAGTCTGA